One segment of Rhinatrema bivittatum chromosome 14, aRhiBiv1.1, whole genome shotgun sequence DNA contains the following:
- the RMI2 gene encoding recQ-mediated genome instability protein 2 isoform X2, with product MEAAGGCIFRGRCPPVKMLAEPLRRCVLCAPADGAAGRPSCWLSRDGRGAVEVTMVWMQGTVLEVRPEHGTTVRLQDDTGTFTVSGVDTVPKGAPCLIPGRLTTVHLL from the exons ATGGAAGCGGCGGGTGGCTGCATCTTCAGGGGCCGTTGCCCTCCCGTGAAGATGCTGGCGGAGCCGCTCAGGCGCTGCGTGCTCTGTGCGCCGGCGGATGGTGCTGCGGGGCGGCCCTCCTGCTGGCTGAGCAGAGACGGGAGGGGAGCCGTGGAGGTGACGATGGTGTGGATGCAGGGCACGGTGCTGGAGGTGAGGCCCGAGCACGGCACGACGGTGAGGTTACAGGACGACACGGGCACCTTCACCGTCTCCGGCGTGGACACCGTGCCGAAGGGGGCGCCTTGTTTGATTCCAG GTCGCCTTACCACTGTTCACCTGCTGTAG
- the RMI2 gene encoding recQ-mediated genome instability protein 2 isoform X1, translating to MEAAGGCIFRGRCPPVKMLAEPLRRCVLCAPADGAAGRPSCWLSRDGRGAVEVTMVWMQGTVLEVRPEHGTTVRLQDDTGTFTVSGVDTVPKGAPCLIPGKYVMVMGMVQSCSPEPMLRAVKMTDLTANPVHKRMWELEVKDLHNHIP from the exons ATGGAAGCGGCGGGTGGCTGCATCTTCAGGGGCCGTTGCCCTCCCGTGAAGATGCTGGCGGAGCCGCTCAGGCGCTGCGTGCTCTGTGCGCCGGCGGATGGTGCTGCGGGGCGGCCCTCCTGCTGGCTGAGCAGAGACGGGAGGGGAGCCGTGGAGGTGACGATGGTGTGGATGCAGGGCACGGTGCTGGAGGTGAGGCCCGAGCACGGCACGACGGTGAGGTTACAGGACGACACGGGCACCTTCACCGTCTCCGGCGTGGACACCGTGCCGAAGGGGGCGCCTTGTTTGATTCCAG GAAAGTATGTGATGGTAATGGGGATGGTTCAGTCCTGCAGCCCAGAACCTATGCTGCGGGCTGTGAAGATGACAGATCTTACTGCTAATCCTGTGCACAAAAGAATGTGGGAACTGGAAGTGAAGGATTTACACAACCATATCCCCTAG